tgtaatggGGAGGGAATATCAAATTAACTTCAttactttaaaggacaagttcaccttcataaacataaggattgagagaatgcagcaatgttagtagaacacattagcaggggcggatccagggaggaccacaaccggcgcacgccccccccccctttattttttgttgaaacaaaagaaataaaaagaaaaagagggggaggggtgcgtgcgcccccctttatttttgtaaacacgccccctctttatgaaattcctggatccgcccctgcattagtgaaagtttgaggaaattggacaatcgatgcaaaagttatgaattttaaaaatttttgtgttggaaccgctggatgaggagactactaaggcttgtgatgtcatatgagtacaacagtataaagaaaatgtaaagaaaattcaacatattttcacttttttttggcataataaaagagcacttgacttgcctctttctaaaggcaatgggaataatattacccataacatgtcagtaacgagtcaagggaatgtgtacttttttcaaaagatgaaattttgtgaaattctctttatattttccttatattgttgtacgcatgtgacatcatacactgcagtagtcttctcatccagcggtgactgcacaaaaacttcaaaaattcataacttttgaacggattgtccgaatttcctcaaactttcaatgatgtgtgctactaatattgctacattctctcaatccttatgttaatgaaggtgaacttgtcctttaaagaggtCTTTTGTTAATGAAATCCCTGAAATAGACAAAAACCTCAAATATAGCATCACCATGGGCTGTAGAAATGGACAATCCTAGTGACATTTAtaaccatttcatattttgtgcaaAAATCTTCATATGCCGTGATCACAAGAGGAGATAAAGTAAAACATTTCTAAAAATTTGCTTTAATATCTATGGAAATGGCCTTCCAGTTTCCTCTGCTTGTGGAGTTGTCACATGTCACATCCATATCCAAAACAACTTGTATTTTAAAGGCAttcttaacccgtttaggacgggctgattttgctacaacacgcatttcccataaaccctttcccgagtatactcaggactcatcatCAATAGGGTAAAGAGAACTGCattcatactgtacatacagtacatacatacTGTGTATCTAATGCTGTATATTTTgcagttgtttttcttttgcgtgaATTTTATGAGTCAACTAATATTTGCACAATATACAACTCACAAATAGTGCCTCCATTTAATACAAATGCTCTGTATACATAATATTCCaaggggggcgggggggggggggggggggatggagggacCACTTCACTAAGTCAAACCAATCACTTGTTAAATTGTCTTACAAGTcccaattcattaaacattatGTCATATATGGTATTTCTAGTAACTTTCTTCTGAGTTTAACAGATATGTAGATTATCATGCTTCATGATGAggaaatttcttcattttcagaTACCTACACAAGTTGTTCATAAGAGAGTGTTTATTTCCCATTAAAATGTTAATTCTGTAGCAGGTTGTGTATTTAAGCAGCAGTTTAGTGGAATATCTGTTTTGTCTATTAAATTGTGAACATGAGAAAACAAAGTTTCTTGATTCTCATCTTTTGCACTAGTGTTCACAGACTATATTTGTGCctatttcttttgaaattccATATCATATTAGGTCATGGATTGACACAGTGGTTGTGGCAGTGTCCAGTGACTGGTTGGCGTATGTGCAGGACCTTGTAGATAATCACTGCCTGAGCAATGTTCGTCTGGTGCTTGGAGGAGAAACACGCCACCTGTCAATCAAGAACTGTGTGGAGTATGTCCGAGACAAAGTGGTCAGCAGAGGATTTGACCAGAGTGATGTGACGGTCATTGTCCATGATGCTGTCCGCCCATTTGTGGCAGAGGAGACTCTAAGAAATGTAGCAGCTGCAGCTCACAAGCAAGGGGTTTGTATGCATATTGCATTCTGATGTGCAATCGGAGCACCATGTTTTACCATTGTGCAAGTCTCCATTTACAGTAAGATGAACTTTAGCTTACAGGGGACATTTGGAGAAACTGTTtcatgtttgcttttgtttcttttcttttttcttttttcttctgtagCCCAGAACGATGATACTTTTTGGAAACTTTTCTTTTAaggaaaatatatgaagagGCAATTGTTATGATTGCAGTCAAGAATTCATTGTGACAAGAtatgaaatcattttatttgattGTCAAGAACTGCCAAAACCTGCCTTTCCTTCATAAactattgattgattgattgttgttgttgttgtcatatgAGCACTTGCTTCGTATCTAGTGAAGCAGATAAGTAGGTATTGGAGTACCCTTGATATGTGTGTACTAATGTAGCCAACATCAGACATAGTAAAACcagttttcattttatgatatgttcATCTCTTGCTTTTAAAACTCTTCTATGCAGGCAAGATGTGTCTTGTTCAAGCATGATTTATAATGGTTCATTTTGCTTTGGGATTTCTCATTATTTGTAGCATTATGTCCTCTTGCTACTTTGAGCCAGTCAAAGCACATAGGAAGTGTGACATGTCTACTGTTTTCTGTGCAAACAGTCAAAGTTTAGGTTTAGAAATCACTGGTTGTACTTGAAATCAGTACTAGTAATCTGTGTGTATCTCCTATATTTTAACAGGCTTCTGGGGTGGTGTGCCCATTGGTTTCAACAACGCTAGCCACCAGACCCGATGGTATTCTTGATTATTCCCTCGTCAGGTCCAAGCACAGGAACAGCCACACTCCACAggcattttcttttcaaccTTGTGACAGCGTATGAAAaggtaataaaaacaaatacttctgtttgtttgctgaCAGGGTCCTGAATTACTTGCTTCTTAATCGTCTATAATGCAAGGGAGAATATAAAGCTACACAACTTTTAATTATTAAAAGGAGCTGAGTTCCAGAAGAAATGGCTAGCTGACCAGAAGGAAATTCTTAGTAACatagattagtgactgcattCATGAGATACAATTTTGTTCATATTCATTAGTATATTATCACATCATGGAATACTTGATCACATCACATTCACTTTAGTCAATCATGGGTAAAAGAAAAGCAGAAAATGACTTTTCTGACTTTTATCTCAGATGTTATTTACTTGTTATCATTATTCCTGTCTTCCAATtcattccttatttttcatttgtgtccttttttagtttgttttctactttcttttcttcacgACATGCCTTCTAGTGCTTGTCTACACCTctttatatgtgtgtatacgtgactgtatgtgtatatcagtatatttttcatctgtatttagtttcttttcttttttttcatctgtctCATGTTATTATTGTAACAATTTAAACTTTACCATTGCTAGATAAGCGATCATGACCTCCAGTATGGCACAGAAGTTCTCCATTTAGCCCAGGAGTATGCAGGAACCAGAGCCATGCTGCTAGAAACAGAAGACGAAGTATGGAAGGTAATGAGAGCTAGAGATTATAGCTATTAGACTAGTTTTAGGCTCTTCTTCCTCAATATTTACAAGGAGTTATATCCCCAGAATTGAAGCTGAGGTTTCAGTATCTTTGGTACTGTATTGTAGGCTAATCCTTTAGTGGTGGATAATGTTATAGATGTTAACATACTTTTAATGATTCCATACACTTGTTTCATATAGCCAGATTGAAtgtagagaagaaaaaaaatgaccccAGAGGGTGGTTCATTTTCCAGCTGTAATATGCAATATCTGTAGTTAAGATGGGTGTCTTTGCAGTGTTATACCACAAGTGATActgtaaacacacacatttttgcCGTGCATTGATTTTTGTGCATTATGGGCTACTTTTGGCTACCGTGAATTCTAAAACCAgcgaaaatatcttcacaattttctctgcacattttaaATGGGTTGACAATAGTGCAGCACATATTCTAGAACTCAAGAATGTTTTTGAGCTgctcagcgaaaaaaaaaaaaagattaattgcacaaaaatatagACATTAACAGTATGAAAAGTCAGTGGTGTAGTAGAACACCAAGAGTACAATGGTAGCCAAAGAAAACAAACCTATTATAACTGACATTGAAAGtctctctcattcttttttaattctaatCCCTGCATAATGATTACATAAGAAATGCATTCAATGTGTCTTTTGCAAAATTGATATTCCaagcaggggccgcggaagcgggggggggggggggggggggggggctgggggggtCTTGACCTTGCCACCCCCGTCCCCCCGGTtccgcagccccccccccccccccccccccacactgaaAAACATTCCGCGGCCCCTGCCAAGTATAAAATGAGGATCATTGTTACtggctttttttctttcctttttttcaggtTACTTACCGGAGGGACTTTTATGCAGCAGAACAGTTTGCTAGGGGTGAGTGGAATAGTTTTTATGCTTTAAAGATATGATAGCTCAAGATTAGCAACCAGATTGCTTGTCACAGGCTGACTTGAGAAAGGCGGAGTGAAACCTTGTGCAAATGAAGTAAAGGTCAGtttaatagaatggaatttgACTGACGCTAATGTAAAGGATTTTTCTGTACCAAATGCATGATGGCTTTATGAAATGAGTGATAATAATAGAAATTGTGTTGAATTCATATGTCCAGTGATTGATTTATCAGCAGAAGGTTTACTTAGCAACTGTGTGTTTAAAAATAGAGCTAGAACCAGATTAAAGTCATCTCATTTAAGTCGGATAAGGTGGATTATCATGTATTGCAGTACTTTGACTTTTCtgatataaaataaattgaCATCATGACATCAATTTCCAACACTTCAGGTTAGATTTTCAGGAGCAGGACAAAGCATTTCAACTAACGGGTACCTAAACCTAGCAATTACCAATATCCTGCCCATTGATGCGTTGGACCGATGCTTAGTTTCGTTCATTccttttcaatttcattctttcatgttACAGAAAGACTGTCTCAAGTTGGGGTGGTGGCTGATTCTTGTACCAAGTGCATAAGTGATGTCTTGGAGCAGAAGCTGAGAAAGAAGAGGCTAAATTTCAAGCAAAAATGTCCCTCATTGTCCAACCTTCCAGCTGATACCAatgccatcattatcatcaaggtgagttgttttacttcatttttggatatctcagccattttaaaaccaattttcctcaaataaactttcaattcctgttcaaatggtatgctcttttcacatttcataaagtggtttctaagtatctcacaaaaagttaaaagctgaatcacCATCTCAGCTAGttctatgccatccctttaatacatgGGTACTGTGTGCTGCGGAATACACAAAGCTCCCATAGAACTCATAGCTAGCAACTAGCACACAGTACTGCCCATATTTACTGTGTAGCGAAGAGTGACTGCGAATAAATATCTTTGATGAATTCAGTCGGTGCTCATTTAGAGTGGCCCTTTAGTTTTCTTAACCCGTTAAGGATGAGTCCCCaatatactcaggcaagtgtctatgggaaatgcgtgtttgtagcaaaatcagtccttcctcagtgggttaaactATCATGATGAACTCGCTGGTATCAAATCGTAATAAACCGCAACAATGACAGCAATATGGCCAAAGCCAGTTATCATTCAAAATTTGTAATTGCAACCATGGTAGTTGCATTCAAAATTGGTTACTGATGTAGCAAGTCATTtgagtattatcatcattttattgCTGTGTTGTCTGACTTGAGCTATTCAATTGATGTCAGTTAGAAGTTAATAGTCTAGTCTCTTAATGAAATGAGATTAGTTAAATGTTGTGTTGATGAATATGTTTACCAGGAAGTATAATTTTGAATTGGACATGTTCACAGGCACAAGATGCATACTACATTTAAACAGCTAACAGGAATATACAGTGTTGATTAAAAGGTTTTACTGTTACAAAACAGTTTTGATATAAAACTACTGAATCAGAATCTTTTAGAAAGAATGTTTGAGAGAGCAGGTGTTTTAAGTGAAATTGTTGCATGAAAAGTCCATTTTTCATCTTCCTTTCAGCATCAAGTAACTGATGCCTTCATTGCGGAATGTGCAGGAGAACTCCGGGAAGCTATACACAGGGTGAGGAGGACGTCTGCACCCATCAGAGGGTGTGTTGTGCTGtatgttaccatggtgatgGATGAACCCATTGCGGGAGCATGCAGCATAATGACAGGCATCAGGGAGCTTGGTACAGAAGAAGGTGCGAAGGATGTCTGTCTACACTGTGTCATTGAAAGCAAGGTGTGTGTGATGCTTAGCAGTGTCACTTTGTGATGCCTTCttgaatatgtgacccgctacaacaaaatgatcctaaagtcgggcgagatcgattatttgaaaattgcatgacacaattccctaatctttctgcattaaattgatatataacacgtctcataaaaataatcggctgcggagatatcgatgtttaaaagagagcatgtcgagacgtctgggaaatcactgtttcgagaaaagcgccctaaaagttctccttgcgacgcaatcacaatcaagagacacgcaagtcagtattcacctccggacaatagaagttaagccctagcaaccctgGAATGCTCggtcctcaccgaccaatcagtgaccaggatatcaggagaagcggctaggcatagcgcaacccgcctgcacgcaccagtcgactgggcagtgtgcgagcttcacgcttcggttagcggcaagcagcaaactgaccaacgagatcactctggttgttgttaggggcggagcctatgtgtggcgctcaatccaaatgttcgaaacAGTTTCTGCTTCGCTGAAACGctaaaaaaacatggcccagaaaaacgctattttttggtctttcctttcatcattttgcttcaaaatttcgacagatgatagaagacatgtcagactctaataatatgtcaaattcagaaaatcgtaagttttgaccaattttgatgatctaacttcaaactcgattttcacggcttcgaccgtgcgcgactttaggaccattttgttgtagcgggtcacatatactcGTACTTCCTCCTGACAGCAGAGCCACTTTGGAACCCCTTCCATATATGCATTTATGTATGACAGCTCCTAACTGACCCGTCTAGTAGCCTTGCTCATatcttcatcgtcatcatcatcatcatcatcatcatcatcatcatcatcatcatcgtcatcatcactatcatcaagGCACTGTCTTTCGGAGTtgatgttttcaaaatgtaccaaaagaaaaatagaaaagacaCAGCAAATATGTACCAATCGTGATTTCATGCTAGCGTTACAATTGAGAGTCAGTTTTACAGGTGTATTCAGGTTGGCACCAAAACTGAATCTGCTCATTTCTCTTGGCAccattgtgtgtatgttttgtgatGAGCTTTTGTAGTAGTAATTGCCTGTATCCTTATGTCAGATCCTTCTCTTTTGCCTACAGACTATCAATGGGCCACTAGAGATGGAAAAGACGGACAAGGCGTGTCAACTGACTGCAGACCTCGTTCTCAGAAGAGATGAACTCGTCACTGGCCAAACATTCATTTTCTAGTATTTGATGAAGCTCTTTACTGCTGCATCTCATACAGTGACTTAACTCAACACTAAACGAAACACTTACTTCATTCCATAAAATGTTACTTTTCCCACTTCTCTTCTGTGGTTCATATTAAACCAGAGTTGCCAACTTTGCAGAATAGGGATGGGAAATTACAGGGCTCAAAATCAGTAAGTTTTGGAAGATATCAGTAATTTCCAATGCAGCACTCTGAATCTCAAAAACATGTCACTACAACACTGCATGAACATGATGTGTGTTTGATACAGTCAGATTTGTCCCATACTGCATGCCATTTACACTGTACTGGTATAGAAAGACTTACTTACTGCACATTATGTGCCCTTTGACTTGTAGGGTAGCATTTAAGGTCTTCCACTCAGATCTGCTCTGGGCTAGCAGCTCAATAGTCGCCCATGTGTGCTCCTCGGTTCTGGCTCAACTGTCCACTTCCAGATGTTCTCTTCCTCTTGCCCTTTGGGGTTAAATGTAAGGCTATGTCATCTGGTACCTCTCACAACACATGGCCAATCTTCTCAGGGGAGTGGTTTCCATGTCATCCATGTGACATTGGTCCAGCAATTTCTTATATTAACTTTGGCTGACCCAACGCACAACTTTTACATTTGCCCTTGTTACATTCCCGCTTGAACTCCTGTTTCTTCTCGATTCTTCACTCATTGTGAATCGATCTTATCCATTCATGATCGATCCACCTCTTACACATTCATGTCGCTCATCACAACCTTCATGTCGAGCGTAGGACTATCCAGTAGGTGAGATTTACTATGCTTATAAAATGTATCCTTGTCATCGTCATCACTGTTGTTGATGGGAACATCAGTTTGAAAGATTGTCatgttcatttgttttcctATAGGTAAGAACCATGAACACAGTAAAAAGCGAGCAACAAAATTTTAAAGACAACGCGATTATTAACAGGGAACCAGTGAAACTACTGCAAAACGGGTGTTATGTGGGTACATTTGCTGGACAGAGTGACTATACAAGCTGCTGAGAAAACAACAGTTGTGGCAAAATTTATATCTTACCCTCTTCATAGTCTTTAGAAGCAGGAATGCATTCCATGATCCGTCCATATAAAGTCTGTCTCTATCCTCACAAGATCTGTAATCTGTTCAGAGCATGCTGTTTCATGTAATACGTAGGCATAAAGGCAAACCAAAACTGTCCACTAGAAATATTCCACTTTtaattttttccatttttccaaCTTGGTGGGGTTGGACAGGTCATTTCCTTGCTAGCTCTCTTCAGTGATATCCTGTCTGTTGATGTGGCTGATATTAGATGCCTTACTTTCTCCCGCGAGGATTCCTTACCATGTCTTGTGGAGTCTTCCATTAGGGGTTCTCCCGGCAACTGGGAAATTTACTTTTCTCTTGAGCCAGTGTGTCTTTGCTCTCCTAGCCACATTTCCATACCATCTCAGTCTGCTCTTCCTTAACATATTATGTTCAATTTATATGTCTTTCCACCATTTTGCTTGCTGTCTACTTGACAAGTGACATGGTTGCAACTTTGCACACTTCCAAAACATTGTCACTGAACTTTACTTGAAAGCAGACCTCTCCTTTGGCGTGGCTTGCCATCTTCTGGGTTAGGAGGTCAGAAAGAGTTGTGGA
The DNA window shown above is from Diadema setosum chromosome 14, eeDiaSeto1, whole genome shotgun sequence and carries:
- the LOC140237419 gene encoding LOW QUALITY PROTEIN: D-ribitol-5-phosphate cytidylyltransferase-like (The sequence of the model RefSeq protein was modified relative to this genomic sequence to represent the inferred CDS: inserted 2 bases in 1 codon) — its product is MTGLVFAIIPAAGTGERTGLEIPKQFCHIAGHPLILHTLQCFQRSWIDTVVVAVSSDWLAYVQDLVDNHCLSNVRLVLGGETRHLSIKNCVEYVRDKVVSRGFDQSDVTVIVHDAVRPFVAEETLRNVAAAAHKQGASGVVCPLVSTTLATRPDGILDYSLVRSKHRNSHTPQAFSFXNLVTAYEKISDHDLQYGTEVLHLAQEYAGTRAMLLETEDEVWKVTYRRDFYAAEQFARERLSQVGVVADSCTKCISDVLEQKLRKKRLNFKQKCPSLSNLPADTNAIIIIKHQVTDAFIAECAGELREAIHRVRRTSAPIRGCVVLYVTMVMDEPIAGACSIMTGIRELGTEEGAKDVCLHCVIESKTINGPLEMEKTDKACQLTADLVLRRDELVTGQTFIF